One Streptomyces sp. NBC_01237 genomic region harbors:
- a CDS encoding M67 family metallopeptidase: MLTITQALFDQIVAHSRADHPDEACGVVAGPAGTGRAERFIPMLNAARSPTFYEFDSADLLKLYREMDDRDEEPVIVYHSHTATEAYPSRTDVTYANEPGAHYVLVSTADTDEAGPFQFRSYRIVDGEITEEDVKVVEAY; encoded by the coding sequence ATGCTGACCATCACCCAGGCGCTGTTCGACCAGATCGTCGCCCACTCCCGCGCCGACCACCCCGACGAGGCGTGCGGAGTCGTCGCGGGACCGGCCGGAACGGGACGCGCCGAACGGTTCATCCCCATGCTCAACGCCGCCCGCTCGCCCACGTTCTACGAGTTCGACTCGGCGGACCTCCTCAAGCTCTACCGCGAGATGGACGACCGCGACGAGGAGCCCGTGATCGTCTACCACTCGCACACGGCGACCGAGGCGTACCCCTCCCGCACCGACGTCACGTACGCCAACGAACCCGGCGCCCACTACGTCCTCGTCTCCACCGCGGACACCGACGAGGCGGGCCCGTTCCAGTTCCGCTCGTACCGCATCGTGGACGGCGAGATCACGGAGGAGGACGTCAAGGTCGTCGAGGCCTACTGA
- a CDS encoding ABC transporter substrate-binding protein yields MFRRTPALTAAAVLLPLALTACSATDADNGSKDPAKGAASSAGFPYTVTNCGVTTTYKAPPKRAVTMNQHVTEVMLELGLAKSLVGTAYLDDKVLPTYESQYEAVPVLAKEYPSYEQLLAADPDFVYGGYATAFAAGDGRSREALKKSGIDTRLNTEYCSKGDTAMDALYEEVREVGHTFGVSRRAETWIDEAKATNAATAKKLTSVEPVSVFVYDSGDKTAFTAGGKGIGNELITRAGGRNVFADLDKAFGDASWENVVARKPDVIVIYDYGATTVAQKKKRLLDDPALADVPAIKNKRFAVLPLSDAVLGVRAPAAVGKLAAQLHPEIPEGTPGEATTAP; encoded by the coding sequence ATGTTCCGGCGCACCCCCGCGCTCACAGCCGCCGCCGTGCTGCTCCCGCTCGCCCTCACCGCCTGCTCCGCCACGGACGCCGACAACGGCTCCAAGGACCCGGCCAAGGGAGCCGCGTCGTCCGCGGGCTTCCCGTACACCGTCACCAACTGCGGTGTCACCACGACGTACAAGGCACCGCCGAAGCGCGCCGTCACCATGAACCAGCACGTCACCGAAGTGATGCTGGAACTGGGCCTCGCCAAGTCCCTGGTCGGCACCGCCTACCTCGACGACAAGGTCCTGCCCACGTACGAGAGCCAGTACGAGGCCGTCCCCGTCCTGGCCAAGGAGTACCCCTCGTACGAGCAGCTCCTCGCCGCCGACCCCGACTTCGTCTACGGCGGATACGCCACCGCGTTCGCCGCGGGCGACGGCCGCAGCCGCGAGGCGCTCAAGAAGTCCGGCATCGACACCCGGCTCAACACGGAGTACTGCTCCAAGGGCGACACCGCGATGGACGCCCTCTACGAGGAGGTCCGCGAGGTCGGCCACACCTTCGGCGTCAGCCGCCGCGCCGAAACCTGGATCGACGAGGCCAAGGCCACCAACGCCGCCACGGCGAAGAAGCTCACGTCCGTGGAGCCGGTCTCCGTCTTCGTCTACGACAGCGGCGACAAGACGGCCTTCACCGCGGGCGGCAAGGGCATCGGCAACGAGCTGATCACCCGGGCCGGCGGCCGCAACGTCTTCGCCGACCTCGACAAGGCATTCGGCGACGCCTCCTGGGAGAACGTCGTCGCCCGCAAGCCCGACGTCATCGTCATCTACGACTACGGCGCCACCACCGTCGCCCAGAAGAAGAAGCGCCTCCTGGACGACCCGGCGCTCGCCGACGTCCCCGCGATCAAGAACAAGCGGTTCGCCGTCCTCCCGCTCTCCGACGCGGTCCTCGGCGTCCGCGCCCCCGCCGCGGTCGGCAAGCTCGCCGCCCAGCTGCACCCGGAGATACCCGAAGGCACGCCCGGCGAGGCGACCACCGCGCCGTGA
- a CDS encoding FecCD family ABC transporter permease → MSCRTPAAPRRLLRYTLVTGVLAVVLCAAVLAALALGSVRIPPGQVLDILTGRAGPGPFRTIVLDVRLPRVLLGIIVGAGLAVIGTVLQALVRNPLADPFLLGVSSGASTGAVLVIVLGVGAGIATTVTIPAAAFVGALASLLLVYTLARGGSGLTTNRLVLAGVAVSYILSALTSLILVTSARADHLQEVLYWTLGGLGAARWDMLALPSAVLVAGTALLLTLARPLDLLLVGEEGATVLGLDTARFRAGVFVLASLLTGALVAYSGAIGFVGLMVPHMARMAVGAGHRALLPVAALGGALFLVLADLAARTVAAPQDIPVGVLTALTGGPFFLWMLRRRPEGAPA, encoded by the coding sequence GTGAGCTGCCGCACCCCCGCCGCCCCGCGGCGGCTGCTGCGCTACACCCTGGTCACCGGCGTCCTCGCCGTCGTCCTCTGCGCAGCCGTACTCGCCGCGCTCGCCCTCGGCTCCGTCCGCATCCCGCCCGGCCAGGTCCTGGACATCCTGACCGGGCGGGCCGGACCGGGCCCGTTCCGCACGATCGTCCTCGACGTCCGGCTGCCCCGGGTCCTGCTCGGCATCATCGTCGGCGCCGGACTCGCCGTGATCGGCACCGTCCTCCAGGCGCTCGTACGCAACCCGCTCGCCGACCCGTTCCTCCTCGGCGTCTCCTCCGGCGCCTCCACCGGAGCGGTCCTCGTGATCGTCCTCGGCGTCGGCGCGGGCATCGCCACCACCGTCACCATCCCCGCCGCCGCCTTCGTGGGCGCACTCGCCTCACTGCTGCTCGTCTACACGCTGGCCCGCGGCGGATCCGGCCTCACCACCAACCGGCTCGTCCTCGCCGGAGTCGCCGTCTCCTACATCCTGTCCGCCCTCACCAGCCTCATCCTGGTCACCTCGGCCCGCGCCGACCACCTCCAGGAAGTCCTCTACTGGACCCTCGGCGGTCTCGGCGCCGCCCGCTGGGACATGCTCGCGCTGCCGTCGGCCGTCCTCGTCGCCGGTACGGCCCTGCTCCTCACCCTCGCCCGCCCGCTCGACCTGCTGCTCGTCGGCGAGGAGGGCGCCACCGTCCTCGGCCTCGACACGGCACGCTTCCGGGCCGGGGTCTTCGTCCTCGCCTCGCTGCTCACCGGCGCCCTCGTCGCGTACAGCGGAGCGATCGGCTTCGTCGGCCTGATGGTCCCGCACATGGCCCGGATGGCCGTCGGCGCCGGACACCGCGCCCTGCTCCCGGTGGCCGCGCTCGGCGGCGCGCTCTTCCTGGTCCTGGCCGACCTGGCGGCCCGCACGGTCGCCGCGCCCCAGGACATCCCGGTCGGCGTCCTCACCGCCCTGACCGGCGGCCCGTTCTTCCTCTGGATGCTCCGCCGCCGCCCCGAAGGAGCCCCCGCATGA